One Streptomyces hundungensis DNA segment encodes these proteins:
- a CDS encoding SDR family oxidoreductase, translating to MSIVVTGATGSLGRLVVEELLARVPASEIVALVRDKEKAAGLAARGVELRIADYSEPATLAGAFRAGDRVLLISGSEVGQRVPQHTAVIEAAKAAGVAQLAYTGVLGGPDADFALADEHRETERIVLESGLPYTFLRNGWYTENYTANLAPVLAHGAVLSNAGEGRVASAARADYAAAAAEVLTGEGHLGRAYELSGDVAWSFTEYAAEVAAASGKPIAYRPLTPEAHLAVLTDAGVPAPFAEILVDVDLAIARGRLAGTSGDLSRLIGRPTTPLSLSVREAVSASA from the coding sequence ATGAGCATCGTCGTCACCGGAGCCACCGGATCCCTCGGCCGTCTCGTCGTCGAGGAGCTGCTCGCGCGGGTGCCCGCGAGCGAGATCGTCGCGCTCGTACGGGACAAGGAGAAGGCCGCCGGGCTCGCCGCCCGGGGCGTGGAGCTCCGCATCGCCGACTACAGCGAGCCCGCCACCCTCGCCGGGGCCTTCCGGGCGGGCGACCGGGTGCTGCTGATCTCGGGGAGCGAGGTCGGGCAGCGGGTGCCGCAGCACACCGCGGTGATCGAGGCGGCGAAGGCCGCGGGCGTGGCGCAGCTCGCCTACACCGGCGTTCTGGGCGGCCCGGACGCCGACTTCGCGCTGGCGGACGAACACCGGGAGACCGAGCGGATCGTCCTGGAGTCGGGGCTGCCGTACACGTTCCTGCGCAACGGCTGGTACACGGAGAACTACACCGCCAACCTCGCGCCGGTCCTGGCGCACGGCGCGGTCCTGTCCAACGCGGGTGAGGGCCGGGTGGCCTCGGCGGCCCGGGCCGACTACGCGGCGGCCGCGGCCGAGGTGCTGACCGGCGAGGGCCACCTGGGCCGCGCATACGAGCTGAGCGGGGACGTGGCTTGGTCCTTCACGGAGTACGCGGCTGAGGTCGCGGCGGCCTCGGGCAAGCCCATCGCCTACCGCCCGCTCACCCCGGAGGCGCACCTCGCGGTCCTGACCGACGCGGGCGTGCCCGCCCCCTTCGCGGAGATCCTGGTGGACGTGGACCTCGCCATAGCGCGGGGCCGTCTGGCCGGCACGTCGGGCGACCTGTCCCGCCTGATCGGCCGCCCGACGACCCCGCTGTCGCTCTCGGTGCGGGAGGCGGTGTCCGCGTCGGCCTAA
- the rarD gene encoding EamA family transporter RarD: MWGLVPLFWPLLKPADAIEILAHRMVWSLGLVAIVLLVMGRWAWIGALVRQPRKLGLIALAAVVITVNWGVYIWSVNSGHVVEASLGYFINPLVTIAMGVLILKERLRRAQWIAVGIGAASVTVLTVGYGQPPWISLTLAFSFATYGLVKKKVNLGGLESLAAETAVQFLPALGYLLWLGGQGRATFGNEGAGHAALLAATGVVTAIPLICFGGAAIRVPLSTLGLLQYLAPVFQFLLGIVYFHEAMPPERWAGFALVWLALTLLTWDALRGGRRASASVRAPAPGVVQGATPPPPLPGLTAPGPAPLAPSHPPTGLPD, from the coding sequence ATGTGGGGGCTCGTCCCCCTGTTCTGGCCCCTGCTCAAGCCGGCCGACGCGATCGAGATCCTGGCCCACCGCATGGTGTGGTCGCTCGGCCTGGTGGCGATCGTGCTCCTTGTGATGGGCCGCTGGGCGTGGATCGGCGCACTGGTCCGCCAGCCGCGCAAACTCGGCCTGATAGCCCTGGCGGCCGTGGTGATCACGGTGAACTGGGGCGTGTACATCTGGTCGGTCAACTCCGGCCATGTGGTGGAGGCGTCCCTGGGCTACTTCATCAACCCGCTCGTCACCATCGCGATGGGCGTGCTGATCCTCAAGGAGCGGCTTCGGCGGGCCCAGTGGATCGCGGTGGGGATCGGCGCCGCGTCCGTGACTGTCCTGACGGTGGGGTACGGGCAGCCGCCGTGGATCTCGCTGACGCTGGCGTTCTCGTTCGCGACGTACGGCCTGGTGAAGAAGAAGGTCAACCTGGGCGGCCTGGAATCCCTGGCCGCCGAGACCGCCGTGCAGTTCCTGCCGGCGCTGGGCTATCTGCTGTGGCTGGGCGGCCAGGGCCGGGCCACCTTCGGCAACGAGGGCGCCGGACACGCGGCGCTGCTCGCCGCGACGGGGGTGGTGACCGCGATCCCGCTGATCTGCTTCGGCGGCGCGGCGATCCGGGTGCCGCTGTCCACCCTGGGGCTGCTCCAGTACCTGGCCCCGGTCTTCCAGTTCCTGCTGGGCATCGTGTACTTCCACGAGGCGATGCCGCCGGAGCGGTGGGCGGGCTTCGCGCTGGTGTGGCTGGCCCTGACGCTCCTGACGTGGGACGCGCTACGGGGTGGCCGGCGGGCCTCGGCTTCGGTACGGGCGCCCGCGCCGGGGGTGGTCCAGGGTGCGACCCCGCCGCCGCCCCTCCCGGGCCTCACCGCGCCGGGGCCGGCCCCGCTGGCACCCAGCCACCCACCAACGGGCCTCCCGGACTGA
- the abc-f gene encoding ribosomal protection-like ABC-F family protein yields the protein MPSHTRTDARDHTRTPSQLTLTAAAKAYRGHPVLDQVTLTVRPGEKAAVIGENGSGKSTLLRLMAGVERPDTGEVTAVFPGGIGHLTQTLGLAPDRTVQDAVDLALADLRALEAAIRAAESQLADTDTSTGTPSELATYGALLTAYENRDGYRAEARTTAALHTLGLAHVTHDRTLGSLSGGERSRLALACVLAAAPELLLLDEPTNHLDRQATDWLADQLRAHRGTLVVVTHDRAFLERVSTTILEVDRELRTVVRYGDGWAGYRTARAAARRRRELAHQEWRAELARTRELVAAAGQRLVATGGDPGQGFGKHRRSSEAKLSGRVRAARRRVEQLEREPVAAPAPPLRFRARLTTATPAPTPAAAVPLVELTGVKVGDRLHVPALAIEPGRRLLVSGPNGAGKTTLLRVLAGDLAPDAGRVQRTSPHIGYLAQELSPDTAPRLSLLDAYASGRTGLPEECADELLALGLFREEDLAVPVAELSVGQRRRLELARLVTRPADLLVLDEPTNHVSLALVEEVEQALADFPGAVVVVSHDRRFRSSFAGDRLELRRGTPVS from the coding sequence ATGCCCTCGCACACCCGAACCGACGCCCGAGACCACACCCGGACCCCGTCCCAGCTGACCCTCACCGCCGCCGCCAAGGCATACCGCGGCCACCCCGTACTGGACCAGGTCACCCTCACCGTCCGCCCGGGCGAAAAGGCCGCCGTCATCGGCGAGAACGGCTCCGGCAAGTCGACCCTGCTGCGTCTGATGGCCGGCGTGGAGCGGCCCGACACCGGGGAGGTCACCGCCGTCTTCCCCGGCGGCATCGGCCACCTCACCCAGACGCTCGGCCTCGCCCCGGACCGTACGGTCCAGGACGCCGTGGACCTGGCACTGGCCGACCTGCGCGCCCTGGAGGCGGCCATCCGCGCCGCCGAGTCCCAGCTGGCCGACACCGACACCAGCACCGGCACCCCCTCCGAGCTGGCCACCTACGGCGCCCTGTTGACCGCGTACGAGAACCGCGACGGCTACCGCGCGGAAGCCCGCACCACCGCCGCCCTGCACACCCTCGGCCTCGCCCACGTGACCCACGACCGCACACTCGGCTCGCTCTCCGGCGGCGAGCGGTCCCGCCTCGCACTGGCCTGCGTCCTGGCCGCCGCCCCCGAGCTGCTGCTGCTCGACGAGCCGACGAACCATCTGGACCGGCAGGCCACCGACTGGCTGGCGGACCAACTCCGCGCCCACCGGGGCACATTGGTGGTGGTCACCCACGACCGCGCGTTCCTCGAACGTGTCTCGACGACGATCCTGGAGGTGGACCGGGAGCTGCGCACGGTCGTCCGGTACGGCGACGGCTGGGCCGGTTACCGCACCGCGCGGGCGGCCGCACGGCGCCGTAGGGAGCTCGCGCACCAGGAGTGGCGCGCGGAGCTGGCCCGTACCCGGGAGCTGGTCGCGGCCGCCGGGCAGCGCCTCGTCGCCACCGGCGGGGACCCCGGCCAGGGCTTCGGCAAGCACCGCCGGTCCTCGGAGGCCAAGCTGTCCGGCCGCGTGCGGGCGGCGAGGAGGCGCGTGGAGCAGTTGGAGCGCGAGCCGGTGGCGGCCCCCGCGCCGCCCCTGAGGTTCCGCGCCCGTCTGACCACGGCGACGCCCGCCCCCACCCCGGCCGCCGCCGTCCCCCTCGTGGAGCTGACCGGGGTGAAGGTCGGCGATCGTCTCCACGTGCCCGCCCTCGCCATCGAGCCCGGCCGGCGCCTCCTCGTGTCGGGCCCCAACGGCGCGGGCAAGACCACGTTGCTCCGCGTCCTCGCCGGCGACCTCGCCCCGGACGCGGGCCGGGTCCAGCGCACCAGCCCTCATATCGGCTATCTGGCCCAGGAGTTGAGCCCCGACACGGCCCCGCGCCTCTCCCTGCTCGACGCGTACGCGTCGGGGCGTACCGGGCTTCCGGAGGAGTGCGCCGACGAGCTGCTCGCGCTCGGTCTGTTCCGCGAGGAGGACCTGGCGGTGCCGGTCGCGGAGCTCTCGGTCGGCCAGCGACGGCGGCTCGAACTGGCCCGCCTGGTGACCCGCCCCGCCGATCTCCTCGTACTGGACGAGCCGACGAACCACGTGTCGCTCGCCCTGGTCGAGGAGGTCGAGCAGGCGCTGGCCGACTTTCCGGGCGCGGTCGTCGTGGTCTCGCACGACCGCCGCTTCCGGTCCTCCTTCGCGGGTGACCGGCTGGAGCTGCGCCGCGGTACGCCAGTGAGCTGA
- a CDS encoding VOC family protein, whose translation MTLHWKLVVDAADPHTQADFWAAALGYETEDNSLLIGRLRAAGAIGEELTLEHGGRTAFRDLVAVRHPDDSYDPESGTGLGRRILFQRVPEAKTVKNRLHIDVHAAPGEREAEVTRLTGLGASVLRHVREAGGEFTVMADPEGNEFCVH comes from the coding sequence ATGACCCTGCACTGGAAACTCGTCGTCGACGCCGCCGACCCGCACACCCAGGCCGACTTCTGGGCCGCCGCCCTCGGTTACGAGACCGAGGACAACAGCCTCCTGATCGGCCGGCTGCGCGCCGCGGGCGCGATCGGGGAGGAACTCACCCTCGAACACGGCGGCCGGACCGCCTTTCGAGATCTGGTCGCCGTCCGGCATCCGGACGACTCCTACGACCCCGAGAGCGGCACGGGGCTCGGCCGGCGCATCCTGTTCCAGCGGGTTCCGGAGGCCAAGACGGTCAAGAACCGGCTGCACATCGACGTCCACGCCGCCCCGGGCGAACGAGAGGCGGAGGTCACCCGCCTCACCGGCCTGGGGGCGTCCGTACTGCGTCATGTGAGGGAAGCGGGTGGGGAGTTCACCGTCATGGCCGACCCCGAGGGCAACGAGTTCTGCGTGCACTAG
- a CDS encoding M28 family metallopeptidase, with translation MHRSIPPRPLAAGAALATAALTLGLLAPAVHAAPAPAAATTTPAATTIAAAPDIPVANVKAHLAQLQQIANANGGNRAHGRSGYKASLDYVKGKLDSAGFTTSVQQFSSSGATGYNLIADWPGGDTSRTVMAGAHLDSVTAGPGINDNGSGSAGILETALAVSRAQLKPDKHLRFAWWGAEELGMVGSKYYVNSLASADRSKISGYLNFDMIGSPNPGYFVYDDDSTLEKVFKDYFATLSIPTEIETEGDGRSDHAPFKNAGIPVGGLFSGADYTKTSAQAQKWGGSAGQEFDACYHASCDTSANIDTTALDHNSDAIAYALWQLAAGGTTPPDPGGSYENTTDLAIPDSPAPAVTSSITVADRTGNAPSALKVAVNIVHTYSGDLVIDLLGPSGRAYRLHNSSSDSTPNIDTTYTVNASSETANGTWKLRIQDKGPQDTGYLNSWKLTF, from the coding sequence ATGCACCGCTCGATCCCCCCACGTCCGCTCGCCGCCGGCGCCGCGCTGGCCACGGCCGCACTGACGCTCGGCCTGCTCGCCCCGGCCGTCCACGCGGCGCCCGCACCGGCAGCCGCGACCACAACCCCGGCCGCCACCACCATCGCAGCCGCCCCCGACATACCCGTCGCCAACGTCAAGGCGCACCTCGCCCAGCTCCAGCAGATAGCCAACGCCAACGGCGGCAACCGCGCCCACGGCCGCTCCGGCTACAAGGCCTCGCTCGACTACGTCAAGGGCAAGCTGGACTCCGCCGGATTCACCACCTCCGTCCAGCAGTTCAGCTCCTCCGGCGCCACCGGCTACAACCTGATCGCCGACTGGCCGGGCGGCGACACCTCGCGCACGGTGATGGCGGGCGCGCACCTCGACTCGGTCACGGCGGGGCCCGGCATCAACGACAACGGATCCGGGTCGGCCGGCATCCTGGAGACCGCGCTCGCCGTGTCGCGGGCCCAGCTCAAGCCCGACAAGCATCTGCGGTTCGCCTGGTGGGGCGCCGAGGAGCTGGGCATGGTCGGGTCCAAGTACTACGTCAACTCCCTTGCGTCGGCGGACCGTTCGAAGATCTCCGGGTATCTGAACTTCGACATGATCGGCTCGCCGAACCCGGGCTACTTCGTCTACGACGACGACTCCACCCTGGAGAAGGTCTTCAAGGACTACTTCGCCACCCTCTCCATCCCGACCGAGATCGAGACCGAGGGTGACGGCCGGTCCGACCACGCTCCGTTCAAGAACGCGGGCATCCCCGTCGGCGGGCTCTTCTCCGGCGCCGACTACACCAAGACGTCCGCCCAGGCGCAGAAGTGGGGCGGTTCGGCGGGCCAGGAGTTCGACGCCTGCTACCACGCCTCCTGCGACACGAGCGCCAACATCGACACCACCGCGCTCGACCACAACAGCGACGCCATCGCGTACGCCCTGTGGCAACTGGCCGCCGGGGGCACCACCCCGCCCGACCCGGGCGGCTCGTACGAGAACACCACGGACCTCGCCATCCCGGACTCGCCGGCCCCGGCGGTGACGTCCTCGATCACCGTCGCGGACCGCACCGGCAACGCGCCCTCCGCGCTCAAGGTGGCCGTGAACATCGTCCACACCTACAGCGGTGACCTGGTGATCGACCTGCTCGGGCCGAGCGGGCGGGCCTACCGGCTGCACAACTCGTCGTCCGACTCCACGCCCAACATCGACACCACGTACACCGTGAACGCCTCGTCGGAGACGGCCAACGGCACCTGGAAGCTGCGGATCCAGGACAAGGGCCCGCAGGACACCGGCTACCTCAACAGCTGGAAGCTCACCTTCTGA